In Romboutsia lituseburensis, a genomic segment contains:
- a CDS encoding MIP/aquaporin family protein: MNTSFFAELIGTMILVLLGDAVVANVILKKTKGENGGVIAITAGWAFAVAIPVFMFGSISGAHFNPAVTIALASVGKFSWADVPMYLIAQFIGAFIGAALVLVLYYDHFKSTDDKATKLGVFCTGPAVRNLKLNFITEFVGTFVLMFAILGIGASKLADGISPIAIGILIWGIGLSLGGPTGYAINPARDLGPRLAHFLLPVPQKGDSDWDYALIPVIAPICGAIVAAFTYNMIF; the protein is encoded by the coding sequence ATGAATACAAGTTTTTTTGCAGAATTAATAGGAACAATGATATTAGTATTACTAGGAGATGCAGTTGTTGCAAACGTAATACTTAAAAAGACTAAAGGAGAAAATGGCGGTGTTATAGCAATAACTGCAGGATGGGCATTTGCAGTTGCGATACCTGTATTTATGTTTGGAAGCATTAGTGGAGCACACTTTAATCCAGCTGTTACAATAGCACTAGCATCAGTAGGTAAATTTTCATGGGCAGATGTTCCTATGTATTTAATAGCACAATTTATAGGAGCATTTATAGGAGCAGCTCTTGTATTAGTTCTATATTATGATCACTTTAAATCAACAGATGATAAAGCAACTAAATTAGGTGTATTTTGTACAGGACCAGCAGTTAGAAACTTAAAGTTAAACTTTATAACTGAATTTGTAGGAACATTTGTATTAATGTTTGCAATTTTAGGGATAGGTGCATCTAAATTAGCTGATGGAATAAGTCCAATTGCTATTGGAATATTAATTTGGGGAATTGGGTTAAGTTTAGGTGGTCCAACAGGTTATGCTATAAATCCTGCTAGAGATTTAGGACCAAGACTTGCACATTTTTTACTACCAGTACCTCAAAAAGGAGACTCTGATTGGGATTATGCTTTAATACCAGTTATAGCACCAATATGTGGAGCGATAGTAGCAGCATTTACATATAATATGATATTTTAA
- a CDS encoding iron-containing alcohol dehydrogenase encodes MSRMYDYLVPSVNFMGPGCLKVIGERAKMLGGKKVLIVTDKFLRNQENGAVEQTAKYLNEAGIEVVIYDGTEPNPKDTNVAEGLKMFKEENCDMIVTVGGGSPHDCGKGIGIAATHEGDLYDYAGIETLTNALPPIIAVNTTAGTASEVTRHCVITNTKTKVKYVIVSWRNLPLVSFNDPELMVGKPAGLTAATGMDALTHAVEAYVSKDANPVTDASAIQSIKLIANNLRQAVAMGDNIEARTNMAYASLLAGMAFNNGNLGYVHAMAHQLGGLYDMPHGVANAMLLPHVCKYNVISNPQKFADIAEFMGENISGLSVHEAAEKAIDAMFRLSKEIGIPTSLKEMGIKEEDFEYMAEMALKDGNAFSNPRKGNEKDIVNIFKSAY; translated from the coding sequence ATGAGTAGAATGTATGATTATTTAGTACCAAGTGTAAACTTTATGGGACCAGGATGTTTAAAAGTTATTGGTGAAAGAGCTAAAATGTTAGGTGGAAAGAAAGTTTTAATAGTTACAGATAAATTCTTAAGAAATCAAGAAAATGGAGCAGTAGAACAAACTGCAAAATACTTAAATGAAGCAGGCATTGAAGTTGTAATATATGATGGAACTGAACCAAACCCAAAAGATACAAACGTAGCTGAAGGTTTAAAAATGTTTAAAGAAGAAAATTGTGATATGATAGTTACAGTAGGTGGAGGTTCTCCTCATGACTGTGGTAAAGGTATAGGTATAGCTGCAACTCATGAAGGTGATTTATATGACTATGCTGGAATAGAAACATTAACTAATGCACTACCTCCAATCATAGCTGTAAACACTACTGCAGGAACTGCAAGTGAAGTTACTAGACACTGTGTTATAACTAACACAAAAACAAAAGTTAAGTACGTTATAGTTAGCTGGAGAAACTTACCATTAGTATCTTTCAATGACCCAGAATTAATGGTTGGAAAGCCAGCAGGACTTACTGCAGCTACAGGAATGGATGCATTAACTCATGCAGTAGAAGCTTACGTTTCTAAAGATGCTAACCCTGTAACAGATGCATCTGCTATACAATCTATAAAATTAATAGCAAACAACTTAAGACAAGCTGTAGCTATGGGAGACAATATAGAAGCTAGAACCAATATGGCATACGCTTCATTATTAGCAGGTATGGCATTTAACAACGGTAACTTAGGATATGTTCATGCAATGGCTCATCAATTAGGTGGATTATATGATATGCCACATGGTGTAGCTAATGCAATGTTATTACCTCATGTTTGTAAATACAATGTAATATCAAATCCTCAAAAATTTGCTGATATAGCAGAATTTATGGGAGAAAATATATCTGGATTATCAGTACATGAAGCTGCTGAAAAAGCTATAGATGCAATGTTTAGATTATCTAAAGAAATAGGTATACCAACTTCATTAAAAGAAATGGGTATAAAAGAAGAAGATTTCGAATACATGGCTGAAATGGCTCTTAAAGATGGAAATGCTTTCAGTAACCCAAGAAAAGGAAATGAAAAAGACATAGTAAATATATTTAAATCAGCATATTAA
- a CDS encoding GlcG/HbpS family heme-binding protein — translation MKKLNEFKELSLEIVKVMAKAAEEKALEINVPVVISAVDKGANLMLMHRMENAFVTSIDISINKAFTSACLKQGTHEIVDAVQPGASLYGLQLTNNARIVPFGGGLPIIVDGNVVGAVGVSGGTVEEDMLIAQAAVDAFHK, via the coding sequence ATGAAAAAGCTAAATGAATTTAAGGAATTAAGTTTAGAAATAGTTAAAGTAATGGCTAAAGCAGCAGAAGAAAAGGCTTTAGAAATAAATGTCCCAGTAGTAATTTCTGCAGTTGATAAAGGTGCAAACCTTATGCTAATGCATAGAATGGAAAATGCTTTTGTAACAAGCATAGATATATCAATAAACAAAGCATTTACATCAGCTTGCTTAAAGCAAGGAACACATGAAATAGTAGATGCAGTTCAACCAGGAGCATCTTTATATGGGCTTCAACTTACAAACAATGCAAGAATAGTGCCCTTTGGTGGAGGTCTACCAATAATAGTAGATGGTAATGTTGTAGGAGCGGTAGGTGTAAGTGGTGGAACAGTAGAAGAAGATATGTTAATAGCACAAGCTGCTGTTGACGCTTTTCATAAATAA
- a CDS encoding glycerol dehydratase reactivase beta/small subunit family protein, which yields MIIRSYDLDTPSVYVIHSENVSIEDFKEVLWGIEEEGIPYKVQVKNDDTLNILSHEASLKSKLGVGIGINEKSIALTTSKLDKNSPLITIEMNKEYSRLRNIGANAARLVKGIELKKI from the coding sequence ATGATTATAAGAAGTTATGATTTAGACACACCGAGTGTTTATGTAATTCACAGTGAAAATGTGAGTATAGAAGATTTTAAAGAAGTTTTATGGGGAATTGAAGAAGAAGGTATTCCTTATAAAGTACAAGTTAAAAATGATGATACTTTAAATATCCTAAGCCATGAAGCATCTTTAAAGTCTAAATTAGGAGTAGGAATTGGAATAAATGAAAAGTCAATAGCTTTAACTACAAGTAAGTTAGATAAAAATAGTCCTCTAATTACTATAGAAATGAATAAAGAATATAGTAGATTAAGGAATATAGGGGCTAATGCAGCTAGATTAGTTAAAGGTATAGAACTTAAAAAAATTTAG
- a CDS encoding diol dehydratase reactivase subunit alpha, protein MKIIAGVDIGNATTEVAIAKVSSDKCEFISSGIVPTTGIKGTKDNISGVVSSLKMALKNANLQMKDLDLVRINEAAPVIGDVAMETITETIITESTMIGHNPSTPGGEGLGTGKTINIKDLELLKGDALDESYIPLILSDMNFLEAAFRINHAVENGIEITGAIVQRDDAVLINNRLNKSIPIVDEVTLLEKVPLNMLCAVEVAPPGKVIDKLSNPYGIATVFNLTSDETKMIVPISRALIGNRSAVVIKTPKGDVKEKKIPAGKIIIEGERRKETVDVDEGAKKIMESVNISLPIEDIKGESGTNVGGMIERVRQVMSELTNQNISDIKIQDLLAVDTFTPQNVKGGLAKEFSMENAVGIAVMVKADKLQMQIIAQELESMLDIKVEVGGVEADVAIKGALTTPGTSAPLAILDMGAGSTDASIINKQGEIKSIHLAGAGNMVTMLIKSELGLDDFSTAEDIKKYSLAKVESLFNIRHEDGSVEFFEKPLDPSVFAKVVIIKDNELIPIDGQNSVEKIKNIRRQAKEKVFVTNCLRALSVVSPTGNIRDIEFVVLVGGSSLDFEVPQLITDSLSHYGVVAGRGNIRGTEGPRNAVATGLILSSN, encoded by the coding sequence ATGAAAATAATAGCAGGTGTAGATATTGGAAACGCGACAACAGAAGTAGCAATAGCAAAGGTAAGTTCTGATAAATGCGAGTTTATTTCAAGTGGAATAGTTCCAACTACAGGAATAAAAGGAACTAAAGACAATATATCAGGTGTTGTTTCATCATTAAAAATGGCACTAAAAAATGCAAACCTACAAATGAAAGACTTAGATTTAGTAAGAATAAATGAAGCAGCTCCAGTCATAGGAGATGTTGCAATGGAAACTATAACTGAAACAATAATAACTGAATCAACTATGATAGGTCATAATCCATCTACACCTGGTGGAGAAGGACTAGGAACGGGAAAAACTATAAACATAAAAGATTTAGAGTTATTAAAAGGAGATGCATTAGACGAAAGCTATATTCCATTAATACTAAGTGATATGAATTTCTTAGAGGCGGCATTTAGAATAAATCATGCAGTTGAAAATGGTATAGAAATAACTGGTGCAATAGTACAAAGAGATGATGCTGTTTTAATTAATAATAGATTAAACAAAAGTATACCTATAGTAGATGAAGTTACTTTATTAGAAAAAGTTCCTTTAAATATGCTTTGTGCAGTAGAAGTAGCACCACCTGGAAAAGTTATTGATAAACTTTCTAATCCCTATGGAATAGCAACAGTATTTAATTTAACTTCTGATGAAACGAAAATGATAGTTCCTATATCTAGAGCACTTATAGGAAATAGATCTGCAGTAGTTATAAAAACTCCAAAAGGTGACGTAAAAGAAAAGAAAATACCTGCTGGAAAAATAATTATTGAAGGTGAGAGAAGAAAAGAAACTGTTGATGTTGATGAAGGTGCAAAGAAAATAATGGAATCAGTCAACATAAGTTTACCAATTGAAGATATAAAAGGAGAATCTGGAACAAATGTAGGAGGTATGATTGAGAGAGTAAGACAAGTAATGAGTGAACTTACTAATCAAAATATATCAGACATAAAGATTCAAGATTTATTAGCAGTAGATACATTCACTCCACAAAACGTAAAAGGTGGACTTGCTAAAGAATTTTCTATGGAAAATGCTGTAGGTATAGCAGTTATGGTTAAAGCTGATAAACTGCAAATGCAAATTATAGCTCAAGAATTAGAAAGTATGTTAGATATAAAAGTAGAAGTTGGTGGAGTTGAAGCTGATGTTGCAATCAAAGGTGCTTTAACAACTCCAGGAACTAGTGCTCCACTTGCAATACTAGATATGGGTGCAGGGTCAACTGATGCTTCAATAATCAATAAGCAAGGTGAAATAAAGTCTATACACTTAGCAGGTGCTGGAAATATGGTAACTATGCTTATAAAATCAGAGCTTGGTCTTGATGATTTTTCAACAGCTGAAGATATTAAAAAATACTCTTTAGCAAAAGTAGAGTCATTATTTAACATAAGGCATGAAGATGGTAGTGTTGAATTCTTTGAAAAACCACTAGATCCATCAGTATTTGCAAAGGTAGTAATTATAAAAGACAATGAGTTAATACCAATAGACGGACAAAACTCAGTTGAAAAAATAAAAAATATAAGAAGACAAGCAAAAGAAAAAGTATTTGTTACAAATTGTTTAAGAGCTCTTAGTGTAGTTTCTCCTACAGGAAACATTAGAGATATAGAGTTTGTAGTATTAGTTGGAGGCTCATCTTTAGACTTTGAAGTACCACAACTTATAACAGATTCATTATCTCATTATGGTGTTGTTGCAGGTAGAGGAAATATAAGAGGTACAGAAGGTCCAAGAAATGCTGTAGCAACAGGACTTATACTATCTTCTAACTAA
- a CDS encoding diol dehydratase small subunit, protein MQLNKMTTKEYPLATKIPESISTPTGKKLNDITLESVMLGQIKPEDIRISKETLEMQAQIAEEMKRDAIARNFRRAGELISVPDERILEIYNALRPFRSTKEELLKIADELEEKYDAKINAEFVREAACVYETRKKLRVE, encoded by the coding sequence ATGCAATTAAATAAAATGACTACTAAAGAATATCCTTTAGCAACTAAAATACCTGAAAGTATAAGTACACCAACAGGTAAAAAATTAAATGATATAACATTAGAAAGCGTTATGTTAGGACAAATAAAACCTGAAGATATAAGAATATCTAAAGAAACACTAGAAATGCAAGCTCAAATAGCTGAAGAAATGAAAAGAGATGCAATAGCTAGAAACTTCAGAAGAGCAGGTGAACTTATAAGTGTTCCTGATGAAAGAATATTAGAAATATACAATGCATTAAGACCTTTTAGATCTACTAAAGAAGAATTACTAAAAATAGCTGATGAACTTGAAGAAAAATATGATGCTAAAATAAATGCAGAATTTGTAAGAGAAGCAGCTTGTGTATATGAAACTAGAAAAAAACTAAGAGTAGAATAA
- a CDS encoding propanediol/glycerol family dehydratase medium subunit: MNKFVMPTLQIEEIGEASVGTRSDEVVIGIGPSFFKHQTKTIVGIKHDEVLRELIAGIEEEGLHARIVRVLRTSDVSFMGNDAAKFSGSGIGIGIQSKGTTIIHQKDLLPLNNIELFPQAPLLDLEAFRLIGKNAAKYAKGESPNPVPTRNDQMARPKFMAIAALLHIKETKHIVENSKPVQIEVKF; this comes from the coding sequence ATGAATAAGTTTGTAATGCCAACTCTTCAAATAGAAGAAATAGGTGAAGCTAGCGTTGGAACAAGATCAGATGAGGTTGTTATAGGAATAGGACCTTCATTTTTTAAACATCAAACTAAAACTATAGTTGGGATAAAGCATGATGAAGTTTTAAGAGAACTTATAGCAGGTATAGAAGAAGAAGGTTTACATGCTCGTATAGTTAGAGTATTAAGAACTTCAGACGTTTCATTTATGGGAAATGATGCAGCAAAATTTAGTGGATCAGGAATAGGAATAGGTATTCAATCAAAAGGAACAACTATCATACATCAAAAAGATTTACTTCCTTTAAATAATATAGAACTATTCCCACAAGCACCATTACTAGATTTAGAAGCTTTTAGATTAATAGGGAAAAATGCAGCAAAGTATGCAAAAGGAGAATCACCAAATCCAGTGCCTACTAGAAATGACCAAATGGCAAGACCAAAGTTTATGGCAATAGCTGCATTACTTCATATAAAAGAAACTAAGCACATTGTAGAAAATAGCAAACCAGTTCAAATAGAAGTTAAATTTTAA